Proteins from a genomic interval of Euwallacea fornicatus isolate EFF26 chromosome 1, ASM4011564v1, whole genome shotgun sequence:
- the CCT3 gene encoding T-complex protein 1 subunit gamma: MFGGGRQPILVLSSNTKRESGRKVQLENINAGKQIADVIRTCLGPQAMLKMLMDPMGGIVMTNDGNAILREITVQHPAAKSMIEIARTQDEEVGDGTTSVIVLAGEMLASAEQFLEQQLHPTVIIRQYRQALEDIITLLEGPLSIPIDKNDKAALSNVVKGCIGTKFIGKWSDLAVNIALDAVQTVMLEENGRTEVDIKRYAKVEKIPGGTIEDSQILSGVMLNKDVTHPKMRRYIENPRIILLDCSLEYKKGESQTNVEITSEKDFTRMLELEEEHVRRQCEDIITLKPDVIFTEKGVSDLAQHFLLKAGITAVRRVRKSDNNRIARACGATVVNRTEELQESDVGTGAGLFEIKKLGDDYFCYVTKCKNPKACTILLRGASKDILNETERNLQDALQVARNIILSPRLVPGGGAIEMAVAQKLLQKATHGPYRALAHALEIIPRTLAQNCGANTIKTLTALRAKHANHADANAPCTWGIDGETGELVEQKEKGLWEPLAVKLQTYKTAIETAILLLRIDDIVSGSKKRDKEGIPTPGQAAREEAAGIQE, translated from the exons atgtttggtGGTGGCCGGCAGCCGATTTTAGTTTTAA GTTCGAATACCAAACGGGAATCCGGGCGGAAGGTTCAGCTGGAAAACATAAACGCCGGAAAG CAAATTGCTGATGTTATCCGAACATGCCTGGGACCACAAGCAATGCTGAAAATGCTCATGGACCCCATGGGAGGTATCGTCATGACCAACGATGGGAACGCAATCCTCCGGGAAATAACTGTCCAACATCCAGCTGCCAAAAGCATGATTGAAATTGCCCGAACTCAAGATGAAGAG gtGGGTGATGGTACCACCTCAGTTATTGTCCTAGCTGGAGAAATGCTGGCATCAGCTGAACAATTTCTTGAACAACAATTACACCCTACAGTCATTATTAGACAGTATCGACAAGCTTTAGAGGACATTATTACCCTCCTAGAAGGACCCTTAAGCATCCCTATAGACAAAAATGACAAAGCCGCCTTGAGCAATGTTGTAAAAGGGTGCATTGGTACTAAATTTATTGGCAAATGGTCAGATTTGGCTGTGAATATTGCCTTGGATGCTGTACAGACTGTTATGTTGGAGGAGAATGGCAGGACTGAGGTGGACATTAAGAGATACGCCAAAGTGGAGAAAATTCCTGGAGGAACCATTGAGGATTCTCAGATTTTGAGTGGGGTGATGCTTAATAAAGATGTAACGCATCCAAAGATGCGTAGATACATTGAAAACCCCAGGATTATATTACTGGACTGTTCTCTGGAATATAAAAAGGGCGAATCTCAAACTAATGTGGAAATTACTTCTGAAAAG GACTTTACAAGAATGTTGGAACTGGAGGAGGAGCATGTGAGGAGGCAGTGTGAAGATATTATAACTCTGAAACCAGATGTAATTTTCACGGAAAAGGGAGTCTCTGATCTAGCGCaacattttttgctgaaaGCAG GTATTACCGCTGTTCGTCGAGTGCGCAAATCTGACAACAACAGAATCGCCAGAGCGTGCGGTGCTACTGTGGTCAACCGAACTGAGGAGTTGCAGGAATCCGATGTGGGGACCGGTGCcggtttatttgaaataaaaaaattgggagACGACTACTTCTGTTACGTCACCAAGTGCAAAAATCCCAAA GCCTGTACGATTCTCCTGCGCGGCGCCAGCAAAGACATTCTCAATGAAACGGAAAGAAACCTACAAGACGCCCTGCAAGTGGCACGAAACATTATTCTCTCACCACGACTTGTCCCGGGAGGGGGTGCCATTGAAATGGCGGTTGCCCAAAAGCTTCTCCAGAAGGCCACTCATGGGCCATACAGGGCGTTGGCTCATGCCCTAGAAATTATCCCTCGTACTTTAGCCCAAAACTGCGGCGCTAACACTATTAAAACATTGACGGCTTTGCGGGCAAAACACGCCAACCACGCAGATGCAAACGCACCCTGCACTTGGGGAATTGACGGGGAAACTGGGGAGTTGGTGGAGCAGAAAGAGAAAGGCTTGTGGGAGCCTCTGGCTGTTAAATTGCAAACGTATAAAACGGCGATTGAAACCGCAATTTTGCTTCTTCGCATTGATGATATAGTGTCAGGGTCTAAGAAAAGAGATAAGGAGGGCATTCCCACACCAGGTCAAGCGGCCAGGGAGGAGGCAGCTGGAATCCAGGAATAA
- the Yif1 gene encoding protein YIF1B: MNYNANTGLRQATFGKKVKRVSDVNAMGYDPFNSSSQQNLYPNMSPSPVPEVPAEGGNFQQQGFGLQASFTNIPPQAGANFNTPGPQQFQNPFPMSANLGVLGQPVVQDMAMQYGQQLAGAGRNIIKQEMEKYVPLNSLKYYFAVDTKYVISKLALLFFPFTHSDWSVKYEQDSPVQPRFEINAPDLYIPTMAYVTYILVAGLVLGMQNKFSPEQIGITASSALAWCIIELAIYCTTLYILQVKTSLKTLDLLAYSGYKFVAIITSILLSLVGGKTGFYVCLIYTNLALAFFLVRSLKVQVLSEQTSKEQNYYGSQNTIGHKRRLYFLLFVAGAQTVLSWWLSFHLVPSTAVTIQSKAT, from the exons ATGAATTACAACGCGAACACAGGCCTTCGACAAG CCACTTTTGGTAAGAAAGTTAAGAGAGTAAGCGACGTCAATGCCATGGGCTACGACCCCTTCAATAGTTCGTCACAGCAAAATCTTTACCCAAACATGTCTCCGAGTCCAGTGCCTGAGGTTCCGGCTGAAGGCGGAAACTTTCAACAACAAG GATTTGGACTACAAGCGTCATTTACGAACATCCCTCCTCAAGCAGGGGCTAATTTTAACACTCCAGGTCCACAGCAGTTTCAAAACCCATTTCCCATGTCGGCTAATTTGGGAGTGCTTGGGCAGCCTGTAGTACAAGATATGGCTATGCAATATGGACAACAG CTGGCAGGAGCAGGgagaaatataataaaacaggAGATGGAAAAGTATGTCCCATTGAACagcttaaagtattattttgctGTGGACACTAAGTATGTCATTTCTAAACTAGCCCTTCTCTTCTTTCCATTTACCCACTCA GACTGGTCAGTTAAATATGAACAGGACAGCCCAGTACAGCCAAgatttgaaattaatgccCCTGATCTTTACATCCCTACTATGGCCTATGTGACCTACATTCTTGTTGCTGGACTGGTTCTGGGAATGCAGAATAAATTTAGTCCAGAACAAATAGGAATAACTGCTTCTTCAGCTTTAGCTTGGTGTATCATAGAACTGGCCATCTATTGCACAACTTTGTATATACTACAAGTAAAAACTAGCCTCAAAACCCTAGATCTTTTAGCTTACTCAGGGTACAAATTTGTGGCCATTATAACTAGCATTTTGTTGAGTCTAGTAGGAGGCAAAACTGGATTTTATGTCTGCCTTATTTACACTAATTTAGCTTTGGCCTTTTTCCTGGTGCGAAGCCTGAAAGTGCAGGTTTTGTCTGAACAAACCAGCAAAGAGCAGAACTATTATGGTTCTCAAAATACCATAGGGCATAAGAGGAGGTTATATTTCTTATTGTTTGTAGCTGGGGCACAAACAGTTTTGTCATGGTGGTTGTCCTTTCATTTAGTTCCTTCCACTGCTGTTACAATTCAATCTAAAGCTACTTAA
- the LOC136339364 gene encoding integrin alpha-PS4-like gives MFRKMNVSLIALIVSLISFVFSYNIDVNHAIIVQPYTLESSGDYFGYSVVLYRDSKNYSTGWLKIGAPKRKNSGMVYHCPFMKPCQVDETFNYSSRNLNNAWVGGTMDVSMQYKTLWVSASRWQDVSPNAPVIPGGFFFQNLSTERVEKIYCPLKKPQYEQMMPYYARSMAGFAVHFPENNNEVFVGAPAVYNFLGTVFRLQNLDKPAENWTYQIVNPSGQFNEYAGYAVTSGRFYRRSEVTYVSGLPKGYENSLNNYKPTRIPTGAVFVFFFTSRYINEKKYENQVKIKAKEIIYGDQFGEYFGSALTSGDLDRDGLDDLVAGAPFRCNDNRGYNHGSVYVFYGNHKSLDNHRKIRLDGIKSGGLFGAAIMVLGDLDMNGFKELAISAPNEEGSGAVYIYSFDLMTKALKLSQRISGKTISGNLRGFGSSFSKGVDIDSNGFLDFAVGAPLSGHAVLLRAIPTVTVYTDIRVNSSFSKSHNIFNFTCCYYFVTMSPLNNLTIIRNVTVDREFYRFYIRNHVRRQYFEEKVLQIKPELQFCEDVQLVKQKGTVNYNDSITIELTYKLPRDPRQDERNVVVIKNEGSKDTFCSDCPILSRKSVIRQRRLVIWDHNCEHYGRKEPCKARLEVRARFSNLGKKNAFVLGSKESLDMKIEFENKGDPAYSPILHVYMPNGTVLESGPASCLIADINVVKCDAGEVLENQVSYQLRFNLNPEEALTNLSFFLNSTTITENISDKGNISLTLMLVKEADFYISGYSKESSYLLNEQSPSTQIQNIFKIEKFGPSPIQPLKVEIIVPYKLRSLKDGSFAQFAKILPYNKSDHSLVSCSDHITTYKGKISYAPVKRQSKAYSISCAMENIACALLDCVVGPFEGAQNNAEVSIDVEVSFETIRKALGKDWLANFEQILYMSSGAVTLKNFEQSGTRSDVAELANVVLLYKEVEVSLWIFIGSAVVGFLILVCVAVALSKAGFFERKEHKMLLQLKEEALKEEKLIEEMIEKELQSGEPFQGDPVFRYINPEDLQTYWKHLDEKEASDPLLKSKNAAPPVENAS, from the exons ATGTTCAGAAAGATGAACGTTTCATTAATAGCGCTTATTGTGTCCCTTATTAGTTTTGTGTTCTCTTACAATATAGACGTGAATCATGCCATTATAGTGCAACCCTACACATTAGAAAGTTCTGGCGACTACTTTGGATATTCTGTAGTGCTCTACAGAGATTCGAAAAATTACTCTACAGGATG GCTCAAGATCGGAGCTCCTAAGCGAAAGAATTCAGGCATGGTATATCATTGTCCTTTCATGAAACCTTGCCAAGTGGATGAAACATTCAACTACTCTT CCAGGAATTTAAATAACGCCTGGGTTGGCGGGACTATGGACGTGAGCATGCAGTACAAAACTTTATGG GTGTCTGCCAGTCGTTGGCAAGATGTAAGTCCAAATGCTCCTGTGATACCTGGAGGATTTTTCTTCCAGAACCTGAGCACAGAGAGGGTTGAGAAGATTTACTGCCCCCTCAAAA AGCCCCAGTATGAACAGATGATGCCCTATTATGCCAGAAGCATGGCCGGATTTGCAGTACATTTTCCAGAG AACAATAACGAAGTATTTGTGGGGGCACCTGCAGTATACAACTTCTTAGGCACAGTATTTCGTCTACAAAACCTTGATAAACCTGCTGAAAACTGGACGTACCAAATTGTGAACCCTAGTGGGCAATTTAACGAGTATGCAG GATATGCAGTGACATCCGGTCGCTTCTACAGGAGATCCGAGGTAACCTACGTTTCGGGCCTGCCCAAAGGCTATGAGAACAGTCTGAATAATTACAAACCAACAAGAATCCCTACTGGAGCT GTCTTTGTATTCTTCTTTACATCTCGATATATCAACGAAAAGAAGTATGAAAAccaagtaaaaattaaagcgAAAGAAATCATTTATGGTGACCAATTTGGGGAGTATTTTGGCTCTGCCCTGACCTCCGGAGATTTAGACAGGGACGGACTTGACGACCTAGTGGCGGGGGCCCCATTTCGCTGTAACGATAATCGCGGCTACAACCACGGGAGTGTTTATGTCTTCTACGGAAACCat AAATCACTGGATAATCACCGGAAAATTCGGCTGGACGGGATTAAGTCAGGGGGGCTTTTTGGGGCTGCAATCATGGTTCTTGGGGACTTAGATATGAACGGGTTTAAAG AGCTAGCGATTTCAGCCCCCAATGAAGAAGGTTCTGGCGCAGTTTACATCTACAGCTTCGATCTCATGACCAAAGCTTTGAAGCTCTCGCAGAGAATATCAGGCAAAACCATTTCTGGAAACCTAAGAGGTTTCGGCAGCAGCTTCTCCAAAGGAGTTGATATTGACTCTAACGGCTTCCTTG ACTTTGCCGTGGGGGCCCCTCTATCAGGCCACGCAGTGCTACTTCGAGCGATCCCTACAGTTACAGTTTACACAGACATTCGAGTCAACAGCAGCTTCAGCAAGTCACACAACATATTTAACTTCACTTGCTGCTACTACTTTGTGACCATGTCTCCTCTAAACAACCTCA CAATAATACGAAACGTAACAGTGGATCGGGAATTTTATCGGTTCTACATCCGAAATCACGTGCGTCGTCAGTATTTCGAAGAGAAAGTCTTACAAATCAAGCCGGAACTGCAATTTTGTGAAGATGTTCAGCTGGTCAAGCAGAAAGGAACTGTGAACTATAACGATTCGATTACGATCGAGCTGACCTATAAACTGCCACGAGATCCGCGGCAGGACGAGAGGAATGTGGTGGTGATAAAGAATGAGGGGTCTAAGGACACTTTCTGCAGTGATTGTCCGATATTGAGCAGGAAATCTGTGATCAGACAACGTCGGTTGGTTATTTGGGATCACAACTGCGAGCATTATGGCAGGAAGGAGCCCTGCAAAGCACGTTTGGAGGTGAGGGCCAGATTTAGCAATTTAGG aaaaaagaACGCCTTTGTCTTAGGCTCCAAGGAGTCTTTGGacatgaaaattgaattcgaGAACAAAGGAGACCCGGCTTATTCCCCCATATTGCATGTCTACATGCCGAATGGAACAGTTTTAGAATCCGGTCCTGCGTCCTGTTTAATTGCAGACATTAACGTTGTCAAATGCGACGCCGGGGAAGTACTCGAGAATCAA GTGAGTTACCAGTTGCGGTTTAATCTAAACCCTGAAGAGgccttaacaaatttgtccTTTTTCTTAAACTCTACTACCATCACTGAGAACATCAGCGACAAAGGTAATATTAGTCTGACCTTGATGCTGGTCAAAGAAGCGGATTTTTACATCAGCGG ATACTCCAAAGAATCCAGTTACCTCCTCAACGAACAGTCTCCTTCAACTcaaatacaaaacatttttaag ATAGAAAAATTCGGCCCCAGTCCCATTCAACCTTTAAAGGTGGAAATCATCGTCCCTTATAAGCTGCGGAGCCTCAAAGACGGCTCTTTCGCGCAATTCGCAAAAATCCTCCCTTACAACAAAAGCGATCATTCGCTTGTGAGCTGCAGCGACCACATCACAACATATAAAGGTAAAATCTCTTATGCACCGGTTAAGAGACAATCAAAGGCCTATAGCATCAGCTGTGCAATGGAGAACATTGCTTGCGCTCTTTTGGATTGCGTGGTAGGTCCTTTTGAGGGGGCACAAAACAACGCCGAAGTCTCTATAGATGTGGAAGTGAGCTTTGAAACGATTAGGAAAGCCTTGGGGAAAG ATTGGTTGGCGAATTTTGAGCAGATACTCTATATGAGTAGCGGCGCAGTTACCTTAAAGAACTTTGAGCAAAGCGGCACTAG GTCTGACGTAGCTGAGCTCGCAAACGTAGTGTTACTCTATAAAGAGGTTGAAGTTTctttgtggattttcatcGGATCTGCTGTGGTTGGTTTCCTAATTTTAGTGTGTGTTGCTGTAGCATTGAGCAAG GCGGGCTTCTTTGAAAGAAAGGAGCACAAAATGTTGCTCCAATTAAAGGAAGAG GCGTTAAAAGAAGAGAAACTGATCGAGGAAATGATCGAAAAAGAACTGCAATCTGGAGAGCCATTTCAAGGAGATCCAGTCTTCCGGTATATTAATCCCGAAGATTTGCAGACATATTGGAAGCATTTGGACGAAAAAGAAGCAAGTGATCCCCTTTTGAAGTCAAAGAATGCGGCACCTCCAGTAGAAAATGCTAGTTAA
- the BicD gene encoding protein bicaudal D yields the protein MASQDALLKGEIERLTRELDQASSEKVQSAQYGLVLLEEKKELQQKCEEFESLYENTKHELQITQEALAKFQSSHKVTTKTGIETEESLLHESAARETSLYSQIIDLENDNKQLRHELDRVTTERDRMLQENNDMGKDKEDRSMECKRLRTELREIKFRENRLIADYSELEEENIALQKQVASLKSSQVEFESLKHEIRHLHEEMDLLNLQVEELTNLKKIAEKHMEEALESLQSEREAKYALKKELDQQINRESFYNINNLAYSIRGMTEETVLGSDGEEDGLKHIEASLSSGTGSELMSPDDKHVDLFSEVHLNELKKLEKQLELLEKEKGSLNQNLRDSQGLVEKSQGELQVFVARLTQLAAHVDSLQHLSHNYDKVLLKPSEEVSRLLGQYQQWFKLSSREVDQLKEDIKQMERLTNISDATLTLRNEVTNLKNKLLDTEQKQMDLDADFKLLKDFACQAGASLDESQNNLQSVTEELAQLYHHVCTVNGQTPTRVVLDHEKEGMTPMTEAAPMMIGEMSKLELLRSRLKSDVPLHDLESLNDTAILARNVCTIMDQIKHLRGAIENTIEKSKREKTAGNSSFESNEESNQEIQELQEQVIRLKSLLSTKREQIATLRTVLKSNKNTAEVALTNLKGKYENEKTIVSETMMKLRNELRLLKEDAATFSSLRAMFAARCEEYVTQVDELRQQLNAAEDEKKTLNQLLRLAVQQKLSLTQRLEDLEVDREMRNARRPTNRNFQRPGRSGRDNMF from the exons ATGGCATCACAAGACGCCCTTCTCAAGGGCGAAATCGAAAGACTGACCAGAGAGCTTGACCAGGCCAGCAGCGAAAAGGTTCAATCTGCTCAGTACGGCCTGGTCCTTTTGGAGGAAAAGAAGGAATTGCAGCAAAAATGTGAAGAATTTGAGTCTCTGTACGAGAATACTAAGCACGAGCTTCAAATCACACAAGAA GCATTGGCCAAATTTCAATCTAGTCATAAGGTAACCACCAAAACTGGTATAGAAACTGAGGAATCACTGTTACACGAATCGGCAGCTAGAGAAACATCACTCTACTCTCAAATTATCGATCttgaaaatgataataagCAGCTGCGGCATGAGCTTGACAGAGTCACCACAGAAAGAGACCGGATGCTTCAGGAAAATAATGACATGGGCAAAGATAAGGAGGATCGCAGCATGGAGTGCAAGAGGCTACGTACTGAGCTGAGAGAAATCAAGTTTAGGGAGAATAGGCTCATTGCTGATTATTCTGAGTTAGAGGAGGAGAATATTGCTTTACAGAAACAGGTGGCTTCATTGAAGAGTTCCCAG GTTGAGTTTGAAAGCCTGAAACATGAAATCCGTCACCTTCATGAGGAAATGGATCTCCTCAACTTGCAAGTGGAAGAACTGactaatctaaaaaaaattgctgaaaagcACATGGAGGAAGCTTTGGAGTCATTGCAAAGTGAGCGCGAGGCCAAATATGCCCTAAAAAAGGAGCTTGATCAACAAATCAACAGGGAATCATTTTACAATATCAATAACTTGGCATACAGTATACGAGGCATGACTGAAGAGACGGTTTTGGGCAGCGATGGAGAGGAGGATG GTTTGAAGCATATTGAGGCGTCTTTGTCGAGCGGAACTGGGTCAGAATTGATGTCGCCGGATGACAAACATGTTGACTTATTTTCCGAAGTTCATTTAAATGAGcttaagaaacttgaaaaacaGCTGGAACTGTTAGAAAAAGAGAAGGGAAGTCTCAATCAGAACCTGAGAGACAGTCAGGGATTGGTTGAGAAGAGCCAGGGAGAACTTCAAGTGTTTGTTGCcag GCTAACGCAACTAGCCGCCCACGTTGACTCTTTGCAGCACCTTTCACACAATTATGACAAAGTGCTGCTGAAACCTTCAGAGGAGGTCAGCAGGCTGCTAGGACAGTACCAGCAGTGGTTCAAGCTATCATCAAGGGAGGTGGACCAGCTCAAAGAGGATATTAAGCAAATGGAGCGGCTTACAAACATTTCAGATGCCACTTTAACGTTGCGCAATGAGGTTACCAACTTGAAAAACAAGTTGCTGGACACTGAGCAGAAACAGATGGATTTGGACGCTGACTTTAAGCTGCTCAAGGACTTTGCTTGTCAAGCTGGAGCTTCGTTGGATGAGTCCCAAAATAACCTGCAAAGCGTGACTGAGGAGTTGGCACAGTTGTACCATCACGTATGCACGGTTAATGGACAGACGCCCACAAGAGTTGTTTTAGATCATGAGAAGGAGGGCATGACACCca TGACCGAAGCTGCCCCTATGATGATCGGAGAAATGAGCAAACTGGAGCTACTCCGAAGCAGGCTTAAGAGCGACGTGCCTCTACACGACTTGGAAAGTCTCAACGACACCGCAATTTTAGCTCGCAACGTATGCACTATCATGGATCAAATTAAGCACCTTCGTGGAGCCATTGAGAACACCATCGAAAAGTCCAAGAGGGAGAAGACTGCCGGAAACAGTTCGTTTGAAT CTAATGAGGAGAGCAACCAGGAGATTCAAGAGTTGCAAGAGCAAGTGATTCGACTAAAGAGTTTGTTGTCTACGAAAAGAGAACAAATAGCCACTTTGCGGACCGTCCTCAAGTCTAATAAGAACACTGCAGAGGTGGCGCTAACGAACCTTAAGGGTAAATACGAGAATGAGAAAACGATCGTTTCCGAGACGATGATGAAGCTGCGTAACGAGCTACGGCTGCTCAAGGAGGATGCTGCTACTTTCTCAA GTTTACGAGCAATGTTCGCGGCCAGATGCGAGGAATACGTCACACAAGTAGACGAACTGCGGCAGCAGCTGAATGCCGCTGAAGACGAAAAGAAAACGTTGAATCAACTTCTCAGACTTGCCGTCCAACAGAAGTTGTCGCTTACCCAGCGATTGGAAGATCTGGAGGTGGACAGGGAGATGCGAAATGCGCGCAGACCTACCAACCGCAATTTCCAAAGGCCGGGCAGGTCCGGCAGGGACAATATGTTCTAG